A single genomic interval of Tursiops truncatus isolate mTurTru1 chromosome 1, mTurTru1.mat.Y, whole genome shotgun sequence harbors:
- the SERBP1 gene encoding SERPINE1 mRNA-binding protein 1 isoform X1 — MPGHLQEGFGCVVTNRFDQLFDDESDPFEVLKAAENKKKEAGGGGVGGPGAKSAAQAAAQTNSNAAGKQLRKESQKDRKNPLPPNVGVVDKKEETQPPVALKKEGIRRVGRRPDQQLQGEGKIIDRRPERRPPRERRFEKPLEEKGEGGEFSVDRPIIDRPIRGRGGLGRGRGGRGRGMGRGDGFDSRGKREFDRHSGSDRSSFSHYSGLKHEDKRGGSGSHNWGTVKDELTESPKYIQKPISYNCSDLEQSNVTEETPEGEEHPVADTENKENEVEEVKEEGPKEMTLDEWKAIQNKDRAKVEFNIRKPNEGADGQWKKGFVLHKSKSEEAHAEDSVMDHHFRKPANDITSQLEINFGDLGRPGRGGRGGRGGRGRGGRPNRGIRTDKSSASAPDVDDPEAFPALA, encoded by the exons ATGCCTGGGCACTTACAAGAAGGCTTCGGCTGCGTGGTCACCAACCGATTCGACCAGTTATTTGACGACGAATCGGACCCCTTCGAGGTGTTGAAGGCAgcagagaacaagaaaaaagaagccgGCGGGGGCGGCGTTGGGGGCCCTGGGGCCAAGAGCGCAGCTCAGGCCGCAGCCCAGACAAACTCCAACGCGGCGGGCAAACAGCTGCGTAAAGAGTCCCAGAAAGACCGCAAGAACCCGCTGCCCCCCAACGTCGGCGTGGTTGACAAGAAGGAGGAGACGCAGCCGCCCGTGGCGCTTAAGAAAGAAG gAATAAGACGCGTTGGAAGAAGACCTGATCAGCAACTTCAGGGTGAAGGGAAGATAATTGATAGGAGACCAGAAAGGCGACCACCTCGTGAACGACGATTTGAAAAACCACTTGAAGAAAAGGGTGAAGGAGGAGAATTTTCAGTTGATAG ACCGATTATTGACCGGCCTATCCGAGGCCGTGGTGGTCTTGGAAGAGGTCGAGGAGGTCGTGGACGAGGAATGGGCCGGGGAGATGGCTTTGATTCTCGTGGCAAACGTGAATTTGATAGGCATAGTGGAAGTGATAGATC TTCTTTTTCACATTACAGTGGCCTGAAGCATGAGGACAAGCGTGGAGGTAGCGGATCTCACAACTGGGGAACTGTCAAAGATGAATTAAC agAGTCCCCCAAATACATTCAGAAACCAATATCTTATAATTGCAGTGACTTGGAGCAATCAAATGTGACTGAGGAAACACCTGAAGGTGAAGAACATCCAGTTGCGGACACTGAAAATAA GGAGAATGAAGTTGAAGAAGTAAAGGAAGAAGGCCCAAAAGAAATGACTTTGGATGAATGGAAGGCTATTCAAAATAAGGACCGGGCAAAAGTAGAATTTAATATCCGAAAACCAAATGAAGGTGCTGATGGGCAGTGGAAGAAGGGATTTGTTCTTCATAAGTCAAAGAGTGAAGAG GCTCATGCTGAAGACTCGGTTATGGATCACCATTTCCGGAAGCCAGCAAATGATATAACGTCTCAGCTGGAGATCAATTTTGGAGACCTTGGCCGCCCAGGACGTGGTGGCAGGGGAGGACGAGGTGGCCGTGGGCGTGGTGGACGTCCAAACCGTGGCATCAGGACTGACAAG tcaAGTGCTTCTGCTCCTGATGTGGATGACCCAGAGGCATTCCCAGCTCTGGCTTAA
- the SERBP1 gene encoding SERPINE1 mRNA-binding protein 1 isoform X3 — protein MPGHLQEGFGCVVTNRFDQLFDDESDPFEVLKAAENKKKEAGGGGVGGPGAKSAAQAAAQTNSNAAGKQLRKESQKDRKNPLPPNVGVVDKKEETQPPVALKKEGIRRVGRRPDQQLQGEGKIIDRRPERRPPRERRFEKPLEEKGEGGEFSVDRPIIDRPIRGRGGLGRGRGGRGRGMGRGDGFDSRGKREFDRHSGSDRSSFSHYSGLKHEDKRGGSGSHNWGTVKDELTDLEQSNVTEETPEGEEHPVADTENKENEVEEVKEEGPKEMTLDEWKAIQNKDRAKVEFNIRKPNEGADGQWKKGFVLHKSKSEEAHAEDSVMDHHFRKPANDITSQLEINFGDLGRPGRGGRGGRGGRGRGGRPNRGIRTDKSSASAPDVDDPEAFPALA, from the exons ATGCCTGGGCACTTACAAGAAGGCTTCGGCTGCGTGGTCACCAACCGATTCGACCAGTTATTTGACGACGAATCGGACCCCTTCGAGGTGTTGAAGGCAgcagagaacaagaaaaaagaagccgGCGGGGGCGGCGTTGGGGGCCCTGGGGCCAAGAGCGCAGCTCAGGCCGCAGCCCAGACAAACTCCAACGCGGCGGGCAAACAGCTGCGTAAAGAGTCCCAGAAAGACCGCAAGAACCCGCTGCCCCCCAACGTCGGCGTGGTTGACAAGAAGGAGGAGACGCAGCCGCCCGTGGCGCTTAAGAAAGAAG gAATAAGACGCGTTGGAAGAAGACCTGATCAGCAACTTCAGGGTGAAGGGAAGATAATTGATAGGAGACCAGAAAGGCGACCACCTCGTGAACGACGATTTGAAAAACCACTTGAAGAAAAGGGTGAAGGAGGAGAATTTTCAGTTGATAG ACCGATTATTGACCGGCCTATCCGAGGCCGTGGTGGTCTTGGAAGAGGTCGAGGAGGTCGTGGACGAGGAATGGGCCGGGGAGATGGCTTTGATTCTCGTGGCAAACGTGAATTTGATAGGCATAGTGGAAGTGATAGATC TTCTTTTTCACATTACAGTGGCCTGAAGCATGAGGACAAGCGTGGAGGTAGCGGATCTCACAACTGGGGAACTGTCAAAGATGAATTAAC TGACTTGGAGCAATCAAATGTGACTGAGGAAACACCTGAAGGTGAAGAACATCCAGTTGCGGACACTGAAAATAA GGAGAATGAAGTTGAAGAAGTAAAGGAAGAAGGCCCAAAAGAAATGACTTTGGATGAATGGAAGGCTATTCAAAATAAGGACCGGGCAAAAGTAGAATTTAATATCCGAAAACCAAATGAAGGTGCTGATGGGCAGTGGAAGAAGGGATTTGTTCTTCATAAGTCAAAGAGTGAAGAG GCTCATGCTGAAGACTCGGTTATGGATCACCATTTCCGGAAGCCAGCAAATGATATAACGTCTCAGCTGGAGATCAATTTTGGAGACCTTGGCCGCCCAGGACGTGGTGGCAGGGGAGGACGAGGTGGCCGTGGGCGTGGTGGACGTCCAAACCGTGGCATCAGGACTGACAAG tcaAGTGCTTCTGCTCCTGATGTGGATGACCCAGAGGCATTCCCAGCTCTGGCTTAA
- the SERBP1 gene encoding SERPINE1 mRNA-binding protein 1 isoform X4 gives MPGHLQEGFGCVVTNRFDQLFDDESDPFEVLKAAENKKKEAGGGGVGGPGAKSAAQAAAQTNSNAAGKQLRKESQKDRKNPLPPNVGVVDKKEETQPPVALKKEGIRRVGRRPDQQLQGEGKIIDRRPERRPPRERRFEKPLEEKGEGGEFSVDRPIIDRPIRGRGGLGRGRGGRGRGMGRGDGFDSRGKREFDRHSGSDRSGLKHEDKRGGSGSHNWGTVKDELTDLEQSNVTEETPEGEEHPVADTENKENEVEEVKEEGPKEMTLDEWKAIQNKDRAKVEFNIRKPNEGADGQWKKGFVLHKSKSEEAHAEDSVMDHHFRKPANDITSQLEINFGDLGRPGRGGRGGRGGRGRGGRPNRGIRTDKSSASAPDVDDPEAFPALA, from the exons ATGCCTGGGCACTTACAAGAAGGCTTCGGCTGCGTGGTCACCAACCGATTCGACCAGTTATTTGACGACGAATCGGACCCCTTCGAGGTGTTGAAGGCAgcagagaacaagaaaaaagaagccgGCGGGGGCGGCGTTGGGGGCCCTGGGGCCAAGAGCGCAGCTCAGGCCGCAGCCCAGACAAACTCCAACGCGGCGGGCAAACAGCTGCGTAAAGAGTCCCAGAAAGACCGCAAGAACCCGCTGCCCCCCAACGTCGGCGTGGTTGACAAGAAGGAGGAGACGCAGCCGCCCGTGGCGCTTAAGAAAGAAG gAATAAGACGCGTTGGAAGAAGACCTGATCAGCAACTTCAGGGTGAAGGGAAGATAATTGATAGGAGACCAGAAAGGCGACCACCTCGTGAACGACGATTTGAAAAACCACTTGAAGAAAAGGGTGAAGGAGGAGAATTTTCAGTTGATAG ACCGATTATTGACCGGCCTATCCGAGGCCGTGGTGGTCTTGGAAGAGGTCGAGGAGGTCGTGGACGAGGAATGGGCCGGGGAGATGGCTTTGATTCTCGTGGCAAACGTGAATTTGATAGGCATAGTGGAAGTGATAGATC TGGCCTGAAGCATGAGGACAAGCGTGGAGGTAGCGGATCTCACAACTGGGGAACTGTCAAAGATGAATTAAC TGACTTGGAGCAATCAAATGTGACTGAGGAAACACCTGAAGGTGAAGAACATCCAGTTGCGGACACTGAAAATAA GGAGAATGAAGTTGAAGAAGTAAAGGAAGAAGGCCCAAAAGAAATGACTTTGGATGAATGGAAGGCTATTCAAAATAAGGACCGGGCAAAAGTAGAATTTAATATCCGAAAACCAAATGAAGGTGCTGATGGGCAGTGGAAGAAGGGATTTGTTCTTCATAAGTCAAAGAGTGAAGAG GCTCATGCTGAAGACTCGGTTATGGATCACCATTTCCGGAAGCCAGCAAATGATATAACGTCTCAGCTGGAGATCAATTTTGGAGACCTTGGCCGCCCAGGACGTGGTGGCAGGGGAGGACGAGGTGGCCGTGGGCGTGGTGGACGTCCAAACCGTGGCATCAGGACTGACAAG tcaAGTGCTTCTGCTCCTGATGTGGATGACCCAGAGGCATTCCCAGCTCTGGCTTAA
- the SERBP1 gene encoding SERPINE1 mRNA-binding protein 1 isoform X5, whose translation MPGHLQEGFGCVVTNRFDQLFDDESDPFEVLKAAENKKKEAGGGGVGGPGAKSAAQAAAQTNSNAAGKQLRKESQKDRKNPLPPNVGVVDKKEETQPPVALKKEGIRRVGRRPDQQLQGEGKIIDRRPERRPPRERRFEKPLEEKGEGGEFSVDRPIIDRPIRGRGGLGRGRGGRGRGMGRGDGFDSRGKREFDRHSGSDRSDLEQSNVTEETPEGEEHPVADTENKENEVEEVKEEGPKEMTLDEWKAIQNKDRAKVEFNIRKPNEGADGQWKKGFVLHKSKSEEAHAEDSVMDHHFRKPANDITSQLEINFGDLGRPGRGGRGGRGGRGRGGRPNRGIRTDKSSASAPDVDDPEAFPALA comes from the exons ATGCCTGGGCACTTACAAGAAGGCTTCGGCTGCGTGGTCACCAACCGATTCGACCAGTTATTTGACGACGAATCGGACCCCTTCGAGGTGTTGAAGGCAgcagagaacaagaaaaaagaagccgGCGGGGGCGGCGTTGGGGGCCCTGGGGCCAAGAGCGCAGCTCAGGCCGCAGCCCAGACAAACTCCAACGCGGCGGGCAAACAGCTGCGTAAAGAGTCCCAGAAAGACCGCAAGAACCCGCTGCCCCCCAACGTCGGCGTGGTTGACAAGAAGGAGGAGACGCAGCCGCCCGTGGCGCTTAAGAAAGAAG gAATAAGACGCGTTGGAAGAAGACCTGATCAGCAACTTCAGGGTGAAGGGAAGATAATTGATAGGAGACCAGAAAGGCGACCACCTCGTGAACGACGATTTGAAAAACCACTTGAAGAAAAGGGTGAAGGAGGAGAATTTTCAGTTGATAG ACCGATTATTGACCGGCCTATCCGAGGCCGTGGTGGTCTTGGAAGAGGTCGAGGAGGTCGTGGACGAGGAATGGGCCGGGGAGATGGCTTTGATTCTCGTGGCAAACGTGAATTTGATAGGCATAGTGGAAGTGATAGATC TGACTTGGAGCAATCAAATGTGACTGAGGAAACACCTGAAGGTGAAGAACATCCAGTTGCGGACACTGAAAATAA GGAGAATGAAGTTGAAGAAGTAAAGGAAGAAGGCCCAAAAGAAATGACTTTGGATGAATGGAAGGCTATTCAAAATAAGGACCGGGCAAAAGTAGAATTTAATATCCGAAAACCAAATGAAGGTGCTGATGGGCAGTGGAAGAAGGGATTTGTTCTTCATAAGTCAAAGAGTGAAGAG GCTCATGCTGAAGACTCGGTTATGGATCACCATTTCCGGAAGCCAGCAAATGATATAACGTCTCAGCTGGAGATCAATTTTGGAGACCTTGGCCGCCCAGGACGTGGTGGCAGGGGAGGACGAGGTGGCCGTGGGCGTGGTGGACGTCCAAACCGTGGCATCAGGACTGACAAG tcaAGTGCTTCTGCTCCTGATGTGGATGACCCAGAGGCATTCCCAGCTCTGGCTTAA
- the SERBP1 gene encoding SERPINE1 mRNA-binding protein 1 isoform X2, producing MPGHLQEGFGCVVTNRFDQLFDDESDPFEVLKAAENKKKEAGGGGVGGPGAKSAAQAAAQTNSNAAGKQLRKESQKDRKNPLPPNVGVVDKKEETQPPVALKKEGIRRVGRRPDQQLQGEGKIIDRRPERRPPRERRFEKPLEEKGEGGEFSVDRPIIDRPIRGRGGLGRGRGGRGRGMGRGDGFDSRGKREFDRHSGSDRSGLKHEDKRGGSGSHNWGTVKDELTESPKYIQKPISYNCSDLEQSNVTEETPEGEEHPVADTENKENEVEEVKEEGPKEMTLDEWKAIQNKDRAKVEFNIRKPNEGADGQWKKGFVLHKSKSEEAHAEDSVMDHHFRKPANDITSQLEINFGDLGRPGRGGRGGRGGRGRGGRPNRGIRTDKSSASAPDVDDPEAFPALA from the exons ATGCCTGGGCACTTACAAGAAGGCTTCGGCTGCGTGGTCACCAACCGATTCGACCAGTTATTTGACGACGAATCGGACCCCTTCGAGGTGTTGAAGGCAgcagagaacaagaaaaaagaagccgGCGGGGGCGGCGTTGGGGGCCCTGGGGCCAAGAGCGCAGCTCAGGCCGCAGCCCAGACAAACTCCAACGCGGCGGGCAAACAGCTGCGTAAAGAGTCCCAGAAAGACCGCAAGAACCCGCTGCCCCCCAACGTCGGCGTGGTTGACAAGAAGGAGGAGACGCAGCCGCCCGTGGCGCTTAAGAAAGAAG gAATAAGACGCGTTGGAAGAAGACCTGATCAGCAACTTCAGGGTGAAGGGAAGATAATTGATAGGAGACCAGAAAGGCGACCACCTCGTGAACGACGATTTGAAAAACCACTTGAAGAAAAGGGTGAAGGAGGAGAATTTTCAGTTGATAG ACCGATTATTGACCGGCCTATCCGAGGCCGTGGTGGTCTTGGAAGAGGTCGAGGAGGTCGTGGACGAGGAATGGGCCGGGGAGATGGCTTTGATTCTCGTGGCAAACGTGAATTTGATAGGCATAGTGGAAGTGATAGATC TGGCCTGAAGCATGAGGACAAGCGTGGAGGTAGCGGATCTCACAACTGGGGAACTGTCAAAGATGAATTAAC agAGTCCCCCAAATACATTCAGAAACCAATATCTTATAATTGCAGTGACTTGGAGCAATCAAATGTGACTGAGGAAACACCTGAAGGTGAAGAACATCCAGTTGCGGACACTGAAAATAA GGAGAATGAAGTTGAAGAAGTAAAGGAAGAAGGCCCAAAAGAAATGACTTTGGATGAATGGAAGGCTATTCAAAATAAGGACCGGGCAAAAGTAGAATTTAATATCCGAAAACCAAATGAAGGTGCTGATGGGCAGTGGAAGAAGGGATTTGTTCTTCATAAGTCAAAGAGTGAAGAG GCTCATGCTGAAGACTCGGTTATGGATCACCATTTCCGGAAGCCAGCAAATGATATAACGTCTCAGCTGGAGATCAATTTTGGAGACCTTGGCCGCCCAGGACGTGGTGGCAGGGGAGGACGAGGTGGCCGTGGGCGTGGTGGACGTCCAAACCGTGGCATCAGGACTGACAAG tcaAGTGCTTCTGCTCCTGATGTGGATGACCCAGAGGCATTCCCAGCTCTGGCTTAA